Proteins encoded by one window of Phytohabitans houttuyneae:
- a CDS encoding DUF1707 SHOCT-like domain-containing protein, translating to MSTRSEPGPERPAVGAAVSEMRASDEDRHRVVDALQRHTEAGRLTLDEFTERVDSAYAARTLGELAAVTRDLPAEAAVAAGPGTADTGRRDLLVIFAVAGVALVLLIVFMALTR from the coding sequence GTGAGCACGCGCAGCGAGCCTGGACCCGAGCGGCCGGCGGTTGGGGCGGCGGTGAGTGAGATGCGGGCGTCCGATGAGGATCGGCACCGCGTGGTGGACGCGCTTCAGCGGCACACCGAGGCCGGGCGGCTGACGCTCGACGAGTTTACGGAGCGGGTCGACAGTGCCTACGCCGCCCGAACGCTCGGGGAGCTCGCCGCGGTGACGCGTGACCTACCCGCGGAGGCCGCCGTCGCCGCCGGGCCTGGCACCGCGGACACCGGCCGGCGCGATCTGCTGGTCATCTTCGCCGTCGCCGGGGTCGCGCTCGTCCTGCTGATCGTCTTCATGGCGTTGACCCGCTGA
- a CDS encoding winged helix-turn-helix domain-containing protein: MSGDNRVRLDPTSLRGVAHPLRVRILGLLRQDGPATSTTLAERLGLSTGATSYHLRQLAAYGFVVEETGRGVGRERWWRAAHVGTVLEEETVRQAPADAETYLRAVAASYADAVERWLGESQVLPEEWRAGSTLSDWKLRLTAAEAARLHTELTALVDSYRQHSEPDPPEGAELVALQVELMPFVRRADDG; this comes from the coding sequence ATGTCTGGGGACAATCGCGTACGGCTCGACCCCACCTCCCTGCGCGGGGTGGCGCATCCGCTGCGGGTGCGCATCCTCGGCCTGCTGCGGCAGGACGGGCCGGCCACCTCCACCACGCTGGCTGAGCGCCTCGGGCTCTCCACCGGCGCGACCAGCTATCACCTGCGGCAGCTCGCGGCCTACGGCTTCGTGGTCGAGGAGACCGGCCGCGGGGTCGGCCGGGAGCGCTGGTGGCGAGCCGCCCACGTGGGCACGGTGCTGGAGGAGGAGACGGTGCGGCAGGCGCCGGCCGACGCGGAGACGTACCTGCGGGCGGTCGCCGCCAGCTACGCCGACGCGGTCGAGCGGTGGCTGGGGGAGAGCCAGGTGCTGCCCGAGGAGTGGCGCGCGGGCAGCACGCTCAGCGACTGGAAGCTGCGGCTCACCGCCGCCGAGGCGGCGCGGCTGCACACCGAGCTGACCGCCCTTGTCGACAGCTACCGGCAGCACTCGGAGCCCGACCCGCCCGAGGGTGCCGAGCTCGTCGCGCTGCAGGTGGAGCTGATGCCCTTCGTGCGAAGGGCGGACGACGGATGA
- a CDS encoding ABC transporter ATP-binding protein — protein sequence MSAALPVADARQVRRYARALMRRHPRALAGAIGLHVFAAVAGLAAPRLIGDLVEAIERGTTTVTVDRIALAIAGFVVVQAVVTRFAHIASARLGERVLAELREDFVDRILAIPLSTVERAGTGDLVTRTSRDVAALSQSVRFAVPETLIALATGAFAVGALLLVNPLLGLPCLIAVPILWFSTRWYLRYAPDGYLRENAAYSDITDGITETVEGSRTTEALRRQDRRRRRSDEDIRRQYAAERYTLRLRTVWWPLTEVAYVAPVVATLVVGGLFYLEGWVTLGEVTAATLYVQVLIDPLDRFLSWLDELQVGGASLARILGVSEVPEDRAASGVRPDGEGLAARDVRYSYVEGRDVLHGVSLAVAPGERLAMVGPSGAGKSTLGRLLAGIHGPRAGSVTVGGAPLVELPLDELRSHVALVTQEHHVFIGTLRENVVLARPSATGEQVRAALAAVDALAWADALPDGLDTVVGAGGHALPPAQAQQLALARLVLADPHTLVLDEATSLIDPRAARNLERSLAAVLEGRTVIAIAHRLFSAHDADRVAVVEDGRITELGSHAELVAAGGSYAALWRSWHGS from the coding sequence GTGAGTGCGGCTTTGCCGGTGGCGGACGCGCGGCAGGTGCGGCGGTACGCCCGTGCGCTCATGCGCCGCCACCCCCGGGCGCTGGCCGGCGCGATCGGGCTGCACGTGTTCGCCGCGGTGGCCGGCCTCGCCGCGCCCCGGCTCATCGGCGACCTCGTCGAGGCGATCGAGCGGGGCACCACGACCGTGACCGTCGACCGGATCGCGCTGGCCATCGCGGGGTTCGTGGTGGTGCAAGCGGTGGTAACGCGGTTTGCGCACATCGCCTCCGCGCGGCTCGGCGAGCGGGTGCTGGCCGAGCTGCGCGAGGACTTCGTCGACCGGATCCTCGCCATCCCACTGTCCACCGTGGAGCGTGCGGGCACGGGAGACCTCGTGACCCGCACCTCCCGCGACGTCGCCGCGCTCTCCCAGTCGGTGCGCTTCGCGGTGCCGGAGACGCTCATCGCGCTGGCCACCGGTGCCTTCGCGGTCGGCGCGCTGCTGCTCGTCAACCCGCTGCTCGGCCTGCCGTGCCTCATCGCGGTGCCGATCCTGTGGTTCAGCACGCGCTGGTACCTGCGCTACGCGCCGGACGGCTACCTGCGGGAGAACGCCGCGTACTCGGACATCACCGACGGCATCACCGAGACCGTGGAGGGCTCACGCACGACCGAGGCGCTGCGCAGGCAGGACCGCCGCCGGCGGCGGTCGGACGAGGACATCCGCCGGCAGTACGCCGCCGAGCGGTACACGCTGCGGCTGCGCACCGTCTGGTGGCCGCTGACCGAGGTGGCCTACGTGGCGCCGGTCGTCGCCACGCTCGTGGTGGGTGGCCTGTTCTACCTGGAGGGCTGGGTGACGCTCGGCGAGGTGACCGCCGCGACGCTGTACGTGCAGGTGCTCATCGACCCGCTCGACCGCTTCCTGTCGTGGCTGGACGAGCTGCAGGTCGGTGGCGCCTCGCTGGCCCGGATCCTCGGCGTCTCGGAGGTGCCCGAGGACCGCGCCGCTTCGGGTGTGCGGCCCGACGGTGAGGGCCTCGCCGCCCGCGACGTGCGGTACTCCTATGTGGAGGGACGCGACGTGCTGCACGGCGTCTCGCTGGCGGTGGCGCCGGGGGAGCGGCTGGCGATGGTGGGCCCGTCGGGCGCGGGCAAGAGCACGCTCGGCCGCCTGCTGGCCGGCATACACGGGCCGCGCGCCGGCTCGGTCACCGTGGGCGGGGCACCCCTTGTCGAGCTTCCACTCGACGAGCTGCGTTCGCACGTCGCGCTGGTCACCCAGGAGCACCACGTGTTCATCGGCACGCTGCGGGAAAACGTGGTGCTGGCCCGCCCGTCGGCGACCGGTGAGCAGGTACGCGCCGCGCTGGCCGCCGTCGACGCGCTCGCCTGGGCGGACGCGCTGCCCGACGGGCTGGACACGGTCGTCGGCGCGGGTGGGCATGCCCTGCCGCCGGCGCAGGCGCAGCAGCTCGCGCTCGCCCGGCTGGTCCTGGCCGACCCGCACACGCTGGTGCTCGACGAGGCCACCTCGCTGATCGACCCGCGGGCGGCCCGCAACCTGGAGCGCTCGCTGGCCGCGGTGCTGGAGGGGCGCACGGTCATCGCGATCGCGCACCGCCTCTTCTCCGCGCACGACGCCGACCGGGTGGCGGTGGTCGAGGACGGCCGGATCACCGAGCTGGGATCACACGCGGAGCTGGTGGCGGCCGGCGGATCGTACGCGGCTCTGTGGCGCAGCTGGCACGGCTCATAG
- a CDS encoding ATP-binding cassette domain-containing protein yields the protein MASGVVVRPGRLTAIAANNPEDSATIADRLGRYLDGDVTLSGVPLRDLSLAAVRERIFVADNDGRLFSGPLRAELLGPSEGPGEAGARDQRIAAALAAASATDIVDALPDGLDTVVAERGREFSGGQQQRLRLVRALLVDPQVLVLVEPTSAVDAHTEARIAARLGAARAGRTTVVCTTSPLVLDRADHVVFVEDGKVVAEGGHRELLETEPRYAAVVTRGEEES from the coding sequence GTGGCGTCCGGCGTGGTCGTCCGCCCCGGCCGGCTCACCGCGATCGCCGCGAACAACCCGGAGGACTCGGCCACCATCGCCGACCGCCTCGGGCGGTACCTGGATGGCGACGTGACGCTCTCCGGCGTACCGCTGCGGGACCTGTCGCTGGCGGCGGTGCGGGAGCGGATCTTCGTGGCCGACAACGACGGACGCCTCTTCTCCGGGCCGCTCCGCGCGGAGCTGCTGGGTCCGTCCGAGGGCCCCGGCGAGGCAGGCGCGCGCGACCAGCGGATCGCCGCCGCGCTGGCCGCCGCGAGCGCGACCGACATCGTCGACGCGCTGCCGGACGGGTTGGACACGGTGGTGGCCGAGCGGGGCCGGGAGTTTTCCGGCGGGCAGCAGCAGCGGCTGCGGCTGGTGCGGGCGCTGCTGGTCGACCCGCAGGTGCTGGTGCTCGTCGAGCCGACGAGCGCGGTCGACGCGCACACCGAGGCGCGGATCGCCGCGCGGTTGGGTGCCGCGCGGGCCGGGCGGACCACAGTGGTCTGCACGACGAGCCCGCTCGTGCTGGACCGGGCCGACCACGTGGTGTTCGTCGAAGACGGGAAGGTGGTCGCCGAGGGCGGTCACCGGGAGCTGCTGGAGACCGAGCCGCGGTACGCCGCGGTCGTCACGAGAGGGGAGGAGGAGTCGTGA
- a CDS encoding ABC transporter ATP-binding protein has translation MRSLPVADPGVPDHRSATRYLWWLAVRTWPSMLGGIAWGIVWMVSQALMPAVIGKAVDAGLADRDRGALLAWGTVLLGLGLLQAVTGIIRHRLALFNWLSGAYRTIQLTVVQANRLGAALPKRLATGEVVSIGTADISHIGNALDVTARGAGSVAAIITIAAILFNVSVPLGLVVIVGVPLLMVLVGGLIRPLHRRQQAYRDQQGKLTTRAGDIVTGLRVLRGVGGEATFAARYRAESQSLRSAGVRVARVESVLEAAQVFVPGAFVVLVVWLGARFALRGEITPGQLVSFYGYASFLIAPLRTITETIDKITRGMSPRGGWWRCSRCGATLPSRPVPCARPTARATLSTWRPAWSSAPAGSPRSPRTTRRTRPPSPTASGGTWMAT, from the coding sequence ATGCGCTCCTTACCGGTCGCCGATCCCGGCGTGCCCGATCACCGGTCAGCCACCCGATATCTGTGGTGGCTGGCCGTGCGTACGTGGCCGTCGATGCTGGGCGGCATCGCCTGGGGGATCGTGTGGATGGTCAGCCAGGCGCTGATGCCGGCCGTGATCGGCAAGGCGGTCGACGCCGGACTCGCCGACCGCGACCGCGGTGCGCTGCTGGCCTGGGGCACTGTCCTACTTGGACTCGGCCTGCTGCAGGCGGTGACCGGCATCATCCGGCACCGCCTCGCGTTGTTCAACTGGCTCTCCGGGGCGTACCGGACGATCCAGCTCACCGTCGTCCAGGCCAACCGGCTCGGCGCCGCGCTGCCCAAGCGGCTGGCGACCGGCGAGGTGGTCAGCATCGGCACCGCGGACATCAGCCACATCGGCAACGCGCTCGACGTGACCGCTCGCGGCGCCGGCTCGGTGGCCGCGATCATCACGATCGCCGCGATCCTCTTCAACGTCTCGGTGCCGCTCGGCCTCGTGGTCATCGTGGGCGTGCCGCTGCTGATGGTGCTCGTCGGCGGGCTGATCCGGCCGCTGCACCGCCGCCAGCAGGCCTACCGCGACCAGCAGGGCAAGCTCACCACCCGGGCCGGCGACATCGTCACCGGACTGCGGGTGTTGCGCGGCGTCGGCGGCGAGGCGACGTTCGCGGCGCGCTACCGCGCCGAGTCGCAGTCGCTGCGATCCGCGGGGGTACGCGTGGCGCGGGTCGAGTCCGTCCTGGAGGCGGCGCAGGTGTTCGTGCCGGGCGCGTTCGTGGTGCTGGTCGTGTGGCTGGGCGCCCGCTTCGCGCTGCGTGGCGAGATCACGCCCGGCCAACTCGTGTCGTTCTACGGGTACGCGTCGTTCCTGATCGCGCCGCTGCGGACGATCACCGAGACGATCGACAAGATCACTCGGGGCATGTCGCCGCGCGGCGGGTGGTGGCGATGCTCTCGCTGCGGCGCGACCTTGCCGAGCCGGCCAGTCCCGTGCGCCCGCCCGACGGCGAGGGCGACCTTGTCGACGTGGCGTCCGGCGTGGTCGTCCGCCCCGGCCGGCTCACCGCGATCGCCGCGAACAACCCGGAGGACTCGGCCACCATCGCCGACCGCCTCGGGCGGTACCTGGATGGCGACGTGA
- a CDS encoding serine/threonine protein kinase, which translates to MTYRQVGCTVIRTYGPGGWVGGHDGHNPAGQWSYWGTVFVTRTVGGRYRLYEFLAGGDTGEVWQALDLGTDRTVAVKLLYPDLAADPRLVDRFVRARGQLTMLWHPSIARLLDIVVEEGTLALVSDLVPGVDLGRRLAREGPLDAGSASAVGAAVADALSAAHQFGVVHGDVKPSNVVVPARGEGAARLTDFSVMLLVRAGRRYPEPFERLRYRAPEVTDGAVPVPPSDVYAFGAMLAEMLPGDSPARLRMIADECVRADPGARPSAAEISHELGMLATRLESAPVAAAPPARAAIGDGPPRARARGGPRGRGPAWLFGSPTRLAIAFGVAVLLVLGAFAVTRPWEPASDQGGGATRTPSESTGGAASATRTSKAPALPAAAGAHSREGGAAFVRYWFSLVNHAQGTGDTEPLRAVAGPGCRECEQVVKLIDTAYGDGGSMRGGVYVVRNVATNGLFTLDAPIYEATLDRSPRATLDRTGVERESLAGLTVANCMVSLDWTSDRWRVVGVPTAGCLA; encoded by the coding sequence ATGACTTATCGCCAGGTTGGTTGCACAGTGATACGAACATACGGTCCCGGGGGCTGGGTTGGTGGCCATGACGGTCACAATCCTGCAGGCCAATGGTCATATTGGGGGACGGTGTTCGTGACTAGAACGGTGGGAGGCCGTTACCGGCTGTATGAGTTCCTGGCGGGTGGGGATACCGGCGAGGTGTGGCAGGCGCTCGATCTCGGCACTGACCGTACCGTTGCGGTAAAGCTTCTATATCCCGATCTCGCCGCGGACCCGCGGCTGGTTGACCGGTTTGTACGTGCACGTGGCCAGCTCACCATGTTGTGGCATCCGAGCATCGCGCGGCTGCTCGACATCGTGGTGGAGGAGGGGACGCTGGCCCTCGTGTCAGACCTTGTGCCCGGGGTCGACCTGGGCCGGCGGCTCGCGCGGGAGGGGCCGCTCGACGCCGGCAGCGCGTCCGCGGTGGGGGCCGCGGTGGCCGACGCGCTGAGCGCCGCGCATCAGTTCGGCGTCGTTCACGGCGACGTCAAACCGTCCAATGTGGTGGTTCCGGCGCGGGGGGAGGGCGCGGCGCGCCTCACCGACTTCTCCGTGATGCTTCTGGTACGCGCGGGGCGCCGCTACCCCGAGCCCTTCGAGCGGCTCAGGTACCGCGCTCCGGAAGTGACCGACGGCGCTGTCCCGGTGCCGCCGAGCGACGTGTACGCGTTCGGCGCGATGCTCGCCGAGATGCTGCCCGGCGACTCGCCGGCGCGGCTGCGGATGATCGCCGACGAGTGCGTGCGGGCCGACCCGGGCGCGCGCCCCTCGGCCGCCGAAATCAGCCACGAGCTGGGGATGCTGGCCACCCGCCTGGAGTCGGCGCCGGTGGCCGCTGCCCCGCCGGCCCGCGCGGCGATCGGCGACGGACCGCCCCGCGCCCGCGCGCGTGGCGGGCCGAGGGGGCGCGGCCCCGCCTGGCTGTTCGGCAGTCCGACGCGCCTGGCGATCGCGTTCGGCGTGGCGGTGTTGCTGGTGCTCGGCGCGTTCGCGGTGACCCGACCGTGGGAGCCCGCGAGCGACCAGGGCGGCGGCGCCACGCGCACACCGAGTGAGTCGACCGGTGGCGCCGCCTCGGCGACCCGCACGTCCAAGGCGCCAGCCCTTCCGGCGGCGGCCGGCGCGCACTCGAGGGAGGGTGGGGCGGCGTTCGTGAGGTACTGGTTCTCGCTGGTCAACCACGCCCAGGGGACCGGCGACACGGAGCCGTTGCGGGCGGTGGCCGGCCCGGGCTGCCGGGAATGCGAGCAGGTGGTGAAGCTCATCGACACCGCGTACGGCGACGGCGGCTCGATGCGCGGCGGCGTGTACGTGGTGCGGAACGTCGCCACCAACGGGCTCTTCACGCTCGACGCCCCGATCTACGAGGCGACGCTCGACCGCAGCCCGCGCGCGACGCTCGACCGCACCGGCGTGGAGCGGGAAAGCCTCGCCGGACTGACCGTCGCCAACTGCATGGTCAGCCTCGACTGGACCAGCGACCGGTGGCGGGTGGTGGGCGTGCCGACCGCCGGCTGCCTCGCCTGA
- a CDS encoding substrate-binding and VWA domain-containing protein, with the protein MAESVLRHRRASRSGRMAVTAGAVVLAVGGGTVGYFQLTGSNEACTGTPVEISVVASPDHYPVVNELTDRWNDSGPTVGDRCVSATVRAMPSSAVAASIGPNWDEARDGPRPDVWTPDFSAWLALAAGRPDAAGVLPQEKPPSLATSPTLIAMQRPMAEALGWPKRALGWTDLVGAFREGKTWGDYGHPEWGAMRLGMADPTRSGAGLAAAMTLMDPDNNQQQSNDELYIALSASQLTTVTAEDPSALLREYSGAATNELPTLPAAIPVLERELAEYADGSPRVPLVPIYPKEGVAYADYPFAVLRAPWVDDLRRKAAASLLAHLQKPESRKAYEAAGFRDTGHASGDTARLDPERGFQAAIAGPERAATAQALTQMLAVWGVLQRSNNALLLLDVSGSMNDPVPGTNQTRLQLIQRAAIAGAGLLNNGTVIGLWAFAAELTPTTDYRELVAPGPAGGIVGGVPRRLAVAGAVQGLRATGGTGLYDTIGAAYDRMQKAWKPNAQNMVVVMTDGKNEDDSGLSLQQLLAKLKASARPDRPLPILAIAVGPKADASALEQITKVTGGRTFVERNDVSAIQQIILAFAGRVS; encoded by the coding sequence ATGGCGGAATCCGTCCTCCGGCACCGGCGCGCCAGCCGTAGCGGCCGGATGGCTGTAACCGCGGGCGCCGTGGTGCTCGCTGTCGGCGGCGGCACGGTGGGTTATTTCCAGCTCACCGGGAGCAACGAGGCATGCACCGGCACGCCGGTGGAAATCAGCGTCGTGGCTTCACCCGACCACTACCCCGTCGTCAACGAGCTCACCGACCGGTGGAACGACTCCGGCCCCACCGTCGGCGACCGCTGCGTCTCGGCCACGGTGCGCGCGATGCCCTCCAGCGCGGTGGCCGCATCGATCGGGCCCAACTGGGACGAGGCGCGCGACGGACCCCGCCCGGACGTGTGGACGCCGGACTTCAGCGCCTGGCTGGCGCTCGCCGCCGGGCGTCCGGACGCGGCCGGCGTGCTGCCACAGGAGAAGCCGCCGAGCCTCGCCACCTCGCCGACGCTGATCGCGATGCAGCGGCCGATGGCGGAGGCTCTCGGCTGGCCCAAGCGCGCGCTCGGGTGGACCGACCTCGTCGGCGCGTTCCGCGAGGGCAAGACCTGGGGCGACTACGGCCACCCCGAGTGGGGTGCGATGCGCCTCGGCATGGCCGACCCCACCCGCTCCGGCGCGGGGCTGGCCGCCGCGATGACCCTCATGGACCCGGACAACAACCAGCAGCAGTCAAACGACGAGCTGTACATCGCGCTTTCCGCGTCGCAGCTCACCACGGTCACGGCCGAGGACCCGTCGGCGCTGCTGCGCGAGTACTCGGGCGCGGCCACCAACGAGCTGCCGACGCTGCCGGCCGCGATCCCGGTGCTGGAGCGCGAGCTGGCCGAGTACGCGGACGGCTCGCCGAGGGTGCCGCTCGTGCCGATCTACCCGAAGGAGGGCGTGGCGTACGCGGACTACCCGTTCGCCGTGCTCCGCGCGCCGTGGGTCGACGACCTGCGCCGGAAGGCGGCGGCCAGCCTGCTCGCCCACCTGCAGAAGCCGGAGAGCCGCAAGGCGTACGAGGCGGCCGGCTTCCGCGACACCGGCCACGCCTCCGGCGACACCGCGCGCCTGGACCCGGAGCGCGGCTTCCAGGCGGCGATCGCCGGCCCGGAGCGCGCCGCCACCGCTCAGGCGCTCACGCAGATGCTCGCGGTGTGGGGCGTGCTGCAGCGTTCCAACAACGCGCTGCTCCTCCTCGACGTGTCCGGCTCGATGAACGACCCGGTGCCGGGCACCAACCAGACCCGCCTCCAGCTCATCCAGCGGGCCGCTATCGCCGGGGCCGGGCTGCTCAACAACGGCACCGTCATCGGGCTCTGGGCGTTCGCCGCCGAGCTGACTCCCACCACCGACTACCGCGAGCTAGTCGCGCCCGGCCCGGCCGGCGGCATCGTCGGCGGCGTCCCCCGACGCCTAGCGGTGGCGGGCGCGGTGCAGGGCCTGCGGGCCACCGGCGGCACGGGGCTGTACGACACGATCGGCGCGGCGTACGACCGCATGCAGAAGGCGTGGAAGCCGAACGCCCAGAACATGGTCGTCGTGATGACCGACGGCAAGAACGAGGACGACTCAGGCCTGTCGCTGCAGCAGCTGCTCGCCAAGCTCAAGGCGTCGGCCCGCCCGGACCGCCCGCTGCCGATCCTGGCCATCGCGGTCGGCCCCAAGGCGGACGCGTCGGCGCTGGAGCAGATCACGAAGGTCACCGGCGGACGCACGTTCGTCGAACGCAACGACGTGAGCGCGATCCAGCAGATCATCCTCGCCTTCGCCGGCCGGGTCTCCTGA
- the tsaD gene encoding tRNA (adenosine(37)-N6)-threonylcarbamoyltransferase complex transferase subunit TsaD, producing MTEPLVLGIETSCDETGVGVVRGHTLLADALASSVDEHARFGGVVPEVASRAHLEAIVPTMERALKEAGVTLADIDAIAVTAGPGLAGALLVGVAAAKGYALAAEKPIYGVNHLAAHVAVDTLEHGPLPEPAIALLVSGGHSSLLEVDDLANGVTPLGATIDDAAGEAFDKVARLLGMPFPGGPPIDRAAREGDPAAIPFPRGLTAPKDLAAHRFDFSFSGLKTAVARWVEARERLGEPVPIADVAASFQEAVCDVLVAKAVDACRDRGIETLVIGGGVAANSRLRALAETRCAKHGITVRAPRPKLCTDNGAMVAALGSHLVARGVAPSRLDLPADSAMPLTIVSV from the coding sequence ATGACTGAGCCGCTGGTACTGGGAATCGAGACCTCGTGCGACGAGACCGGCGTGGGCGTGGTGCGCGGGCACACGCTCCTCGCCGACGCGCTGGCGTCCAGTGTGGACGAGCACGCGCGGTTCGGCGGTGTGGTGCCCGAGGTGGCCAGCCGGGCTCACCTTGAGGCCATCGTGCCCACGATGGAGCGGGCGCTGAAGGAGGCCGGCGTCACCCTCGCCGACATCGACGCGATCGCCGTGACCGCGGGGCCCGGCCTCGCGGGCGCGCTGCTCGTCGGGGTCGCCGCCGCCAAGGGGTACGCGCTCGCGGCCGAAAAGCCCATCTACGGCGTCAACCACCTGGCCGCACACGTGGCGGTGGACACGCTGGAGCACGGCCCGCTGCCCGAGCCGGCGATCGCGCTGCTGGTCTCCGGCGGCCACTCGTCGCTGCTGGAGGTCGACGACCTCGCCAACGGCGTGACCCCGCTCGGCGCGACGATCGACGACGCCGCGGGCGAGGCGTTCGACAAGGTGGCGCGGCTGCTCGGCATGCCGTTTCCGGGCGGCCCGCCGATCGACCGCGCGGCCCGCGAGGGCGACCCGGCGGCGATCCCGTTTCCGCGCGGCCTCACCGCGCCCAAGGATCTCGCCGCGCATCGCTTCGACTTCTCGTTCTCCGGCCTGAAGACCGCCGTGGCCCGCTGGGTGGAAGCGCGCGAACGCCTCGGCGAGCCCGTCCCGATCGCGGATGTTGCCGCCTCCTTCCAGGAGGCCGTGTGCGACGTGCTGGTCGCCAAGGCCGTGGACGCGTGCCGCGACCGCGGCATCGAGACGCTGGTGATCGGCGGCGGCGTGGCGGCCAACTCCCGGCTGCGCGCACTCGCCGAGACGCGCTGCGCCAAGCACGGCATCACGGTCCGCGCGCCCCGCCCCAAACTCTGCACCGACAACGGCGCGATGGTCGCCGCACTCGGCTCCCACCTGGTCGCGCGCGGCGTCGCCCCGAGCCGGCTCGACCTTCCCGCCGATTCGGCAATGCCACTGACGATCGTGAGCGTGTAG
- the tsaB gene encoding tRNA (adenosine(37)-N6)-threonylcarbamoyltransferase complex dimerization subunit type 1 TsaB — MLVLVVDSSTPAVTAALVEVADHGVVMRAQRQAVDAKAHGELLAPAVHAVLGEIGAGPRDLDAVVAGLGPGPFTGLRVGLVTAASMGQTLDIPTYGVCSLDALGRAAGAGRILAATDARRKEVYWAAYDGGARITEPDVDLPGSVAERVAALGVTGAVGEGAHKYADVLGLPVRDEPMYPPAAALAELAAERIRAKGPSERLTPLYLRRPDAVAAAGRKPVLR, encoded by the coding sequence GTGCTCGTACTCGTGGTGGACTCGTCGACTCCGGCGGTGACGGCGGCGCTCGTGGAGGTCGCCGACCACGGCGTCGTCATGCGCGCGCAGCGGCAGGCCGTGGACGCCAAGGCGCACGGTGAGCTGCTCGCGCCCGCCGTCCACGCGGTCCTCGGCGAGATCGGCGCCGGGCCGCGTGACCTGGACGCGGTGGTGGCCGGCCTCGGGCCCGGCCCGTTCACCGGCCTGCGCGTGGGCCTCGTCACCGCGGCCAGCATGGGCCAGACCCTCGACATCCCCACCTACGGCGTCTGCTCCCTCGACGCGCTCGGCCGCGCCGCCGGGGCCGGTCGGATCCTGGCCGCCACCGACGCGCGGCGCAAAGAGGTCTACTGGGCCGCGTACGACGGCGGCGCGCGGATCACCGAGCCCGACGTCGACCTGCCCGGGTCGGTGGCCGAGCGGGTGGCGGCGCTGGGCGTGACCGGCGCGGTGGGCGAGGGCGCGCACAAGTACGCGGACGTCCTCGGGCTCCCGGTCCGCGACGAGCCGATGTACCCGCCGGCCGCCGCGCTCGCCGAGCTGGCCGCCGAGCGGATCCGGGCGAAGGGGCCGAGCGAGCGGCTCACCCCCCTCTACCTGCGGCGGCCGGACGCTGTGGCGGCGGCGGGCCGCAAACCGGTCCTGCGATGA
- the ung gene encoding uracil-DNA glycosylase, with the protein MLPAAGGPLLRVPAVRPESCRVLILGQDPYHKAGQAHGLSFSVRPGVAVPPSLRNVYKELAADLDVPPSRSGDLRGWAAQGVLLLNAVLTVREGKPGSHANRGWEDFTDATIRALNDRDERVVFLLWGGYARKKAELVTNPTHVVLEAGHPSPMNPRGFLGSRPFSATNKALADAGLPPIEWSRL; encoded by the coding sequence GTGTTACCCGCCGCTGGAGGACCTCTTCTCCGCGTACCGGCTGTGCGCCCCGAGTCCTGCCGCGTGCTGATCCTGGGGCAGGACCCGTACCACAAGGCGGGCCAGGCGCACGGGTTGAGCTTCAGCGTCCGTCCGGGCGTCGCGGTGCCTCCGTCGCTGCGCAACGTCTACAAGGAGCTGGCCGCCGACCTCGACGTGCCCCCGTCCCGCTCCGGCGACCTTCGCGGCTGGGCCGCACAGGGCGTACTCCTGCTCAACGCGGTGCTCACCGTCCGCGAGGGCAAGCCCGGCTCGCACGCCAACCGCGGCTGGGAAGACTTCACGGACGCCACGATCCGCGCGCTGAACGACCGCGACGAGCGCGTGGTGTTTCTGCTGTGGGGCGGCTACGCCCGCAAGAAGGCCGAGCTGGTGACCAACCCGACGCACGTCGTGCTGGAGGCCGGCCACCCCAGCCCGATGAACCCGCGCGGCTTCCTGGGCAGCCGCCCGTTCAGCGCGACGAACAAGGCCCTCGCCGACGCCGGACTGCCCCCGATCGAGTGGTCCCGGCTGTAG